The following are encoded together in the Triticum dicoccoides isolate Atlit2015 ecotype Zavitan chromosome 6B, WEW_v2.0, whole genome shotgun sequence genome:
- the LOC119324776 gene encoding S-(+)-linalool synthase, chloroplastic-like codes for MAAAHVCFSLSSAPLHLPALPVARNGGRSGQNRGLFRPSTVIYPGREPVFHELSDDFDFQKSLSNVQALLHQHLKIRKGMLSTVDHLKRLCIDHYFHDEIDNIMDSCVNLIHSDDLLDATLSLRLMREAGYSFSADDVLRKFTNNNGDFKLRHSKDLRGLLSLQDMSHLNMGEASLYKAKEFSSKHLKFAIKYLEPNLARYVMKSLDHPYHVSLMQYKARHHLSYLQNLPTRHTAIETLALAEFQIKKLQHQREMQEVKRWWIDLGLAQEIPAARYQVLKWYMWSMTILDGLSFSRYRVEATKVISMVYIVDDIFDLVATQEELSLFNEAIKMWDLAAAESLPSYMISCYKALYTITNDIADMVRKEHGFNPINHLKKAWVSLFDGFMIEGKWLSTNQIPTSKDYLRNGIITSGAPLLFMHLLFMLGHDLTEDNNDHILRVISCPAKIMRLWDDMRSAKDELQEGLDGSYKDLYQRENPHADAEKHMLDMIAGEWEDLNRECFSNTMSTLPPSFIGASLNFARMVSIMYGYDNEQRLPVLEDYTRMLLF; via the exons ATGGCTGCTGCGCATGTATGCTTCTCCTTATCCTCGGCGCCGTTGCACCTTCCCGCTTTGCCGGTGGCCAGAAATGgtggccggagtggccaaaaccgtGGCTTATTTCGCCCTTCCACGGTGATATATCCCGGGCGGGAGCCGGTGTTCCATGAGCTGTCCGACGATTTTGACTTCCAG AAAAGCCTATcgaatgttcaagcattgcttcatcAACATCTGAAGATCAGAAAAGGAATGTTGAGCACGGTTGATCACCTCAAGCGCCTCTGCATTGACCACTATTTCCACGATGAAATTGATAACATAATGGACTCGTGTGTGAATCTCATCCATAGTGATGATCTACTTGACGCAACCCTTTCCTTAAGGTTGATGAGAGAAGCTGGATATTCTTTTTCGGCAG ACGATGTTCTTCGGAAGTTCACAAACAATAATGGTGATTTCAAACTTAGGCATAGCAAAGACCTTAGAGGGTTGCTGAGCTTGCAAGACATGTCACACCTCAACATGGGAGAAGCTTCACTCTACAAGGCAAAGGAATTCTCAAGCAAGCACCTTAAATTTGCAATTAAGTATTTGGAGCCAAACCTTGCGAGATATGTCATGAAGTCACTGGACCATCCCTACCATGTGAGCTTGATGCAATACAAGGCTAGGCATCATCTGAGTTACCTCCAAAACTTGCCTACTAGGCACACTGCAATTGAGACGCTAGCACTTGCAGAATTTCAGATCAAGAAGTTGCAGCATCAAAGGGAAATGCAAGAGGTTAAGAG ATGGTGGATTGATCTGGGACTGGCTCAAGAAATACCAGCTGCAAGGTACCAAGTTCTGAAATGGTACATGTGGTCCATGACTATCCTCGACGGTTTATCCTTCTCTAGATATCGGGTTGAGGCCACAAAGGTTATATCAATGGTCTACATTGTGGATGACATCTTTGATCTTGTCGCCACACAAGAGGAGCTCTCTCTCTTTAATGAGGCGATCAAAAT GTGGGATCTTGCAGCTGCTGAGTCACTACCGAGTTACATGATATCATGTTACAAGGCTCTTTACACCATCACAAATGATATTGCCGATATGGTCAGAAAAGAGCATGGATTTAACCCTATCAATCACCTCAAGAAAGCA TGGGTATCTTTGTTTGATGGATTCATGATCGAGGGAAAATGGCTATCCACTAATCAGATCCCTACATCAAAGGACTACCTAAGAAATGGCATCATCACTTCAGGAGCACCACTTTTATTTATGCATCTTTTATTCATGCTAGGGCATGATTTAACAGAGGACAACAATGACCACATACTTAGGGTCATATCCTGCCCTGCAAAGATCATGAGGCTCTGGGATGACATGAGGAGTGCAAAG GATGAGTTGCAAGAAGGGCTCGACGGATCATACAAGGATTTGTACCAGAGAGAAAaccctcatgctgatgcggagaagCACATGTTGGATATGATCGCGGGTGAATGGGAGGATCTAAACAGGGAATGCTTCTCTAACACAATGTCCACACTACCACCTAGCTTCATTGGGGCGTCTCTCAACTTCGCAAGGATGGTCAGCATCATGTATGGCTATGACAATGAGCAGAGGCTCCCCGTCCTGGAGGATTACACTAGGATGTTGCTCTTTTGA